Proteins found in one Toxotes jaculatrix isolate fToxJac2 chromosome 18, fToxJac2.pri, whole genome shotgun sequence genomic segment:
- the kctd13 gene encoding BTB/POZ domain-containing adapter for CUL3-mediated RhoA degradation protein 1: MSAEASVGSHTADSAQSAVSQPACHSTDEHRNRGLLGSKYVKLNVGGSLHYTTVQTLSKEDSLLRSICNGGTEVTIDSEGWVVLDRCGRHFGLVLNFLRDGSVPLPEDHRELDEVLKEAQYYRVQGLVQHCLSAMQKQKDVFESVCRIPMITSAKEEQKMIATCRKPVVKLQNNRGNNKYSYTSNSDDNLLKNIELFDKLVLRFNGRVLFVKDVLGDEICCWSFYGEGRKIAEVCCTSIVYATEKKQTKVEFPEARIFEETLNILIYENSRGSGPGGLHLLDSRGSGSSLGAGQSEEEGAVGGDRRVRRIHVRRHIMHDERGHGQQTVYKD; the protein is encoded by the exons ATGTCTGCTGAGGCTTCAGTTGGCAGTCACACTGCCGACTCTGCCCAGTCTGCTGTTTCCCAGCCTGCCTGCCACAGCACGGATGAGCACAGAAATCGGGGTCTGCTGGGGAGCAAGTATGTCAAGTTAAATGTCGGTGGCTCGCTGCATTATACGACTGTCCAGACATTAAGCAAGGAAGACAGTCTGCTGCGGAGCATATGCAATGGAGGAACAGAGGTCACCATAGACTCAGAAG GTTGGGTCGTTTTGGATAGGTGTGGCCGACATTTTGGGCTGGTTTTGAACTTCCTGCGAGATGGCTCGGTACCACTTCCAGAGGACCACAGAGAACTGGATGAGGTCCTGAAGGAGGCCCAGTACTATCGGGTCCAAGGACTCGTCCAGCATTGCCTCAGTGCCATGCAG AAACAAAAGGATGTCTTTGAAAGTGTGTGCCGCATCCCCATGATCACTTCAGccaaagaagaacagaagatgATTGCTACTTGTAGAAAG CCGGTGGTAAAATTACAgaacaacagaggaaacaaCAAATACTCTTACACAAG CAACTCTGATGATAACCTGCTGAAGAACATTGAACTGTTTGACAAACTTGTGCTACGGTTTAATGGCCGGGTCCTGTTTGTCAAAGATGTGCTTGGGGATGAGATCTGCTGTTGGTCTTTCTATGGTGAAGGCCGCAAGATTGCTGAAGTATGCTGCACCTCTATTGTCTATGCTACAGAGAAGAAGCAGACCAAA gttGAGTTTCCTGAGGCTCGAATCTTTGAAGAAACCCTCAATATCCTCATCTATGAGAACAGCCGAGGATCTGGTCCAGGAGGCTTACACCTTTTAGATTCAAGAGGCTCAGGATCATCGCTGGGAGCTGGCCagtcagaggaagagggagcTGTGGGAGGGGACAGACGAGTAAGAAGGATCCACGTGAGGAGGCATATAATGCATGACGAAAGAGGGCACGGTCAGCAAACAGTGTATAAGGACTAA
- the hirip3 gene encoding HIRA-interacting protein 3 isoform X2, whose product MMVSEKETESIRSTLTLGILKKRYLAQVGRASLSPEARNYMKQVVEEELMKMEDTDKNGGELETEKPQKKRKREKENDEVVSEREDEDESRAKKSRCQSSPSSELEDKEDRKTKSEMSEEEDPEKSGSEDSEQEVKKSQQRTKRNHKQQMSSEESADEEMNEPGKKENESNCSDSPKETAKKEAQTAKNGGTRNSASPGKKTPQGDEEDEPATDSDSERSDKINGNKSSDDSEKEEKVSLEKKNDNQDSDSSSLPSLEDDQDSGTEKNQDNKKKKTTKKEESTKGQKDDNRAVVRLKRYIALCGVKRNYKKLLNGCRSICSMVAVLKKELEDLGVHGQPSVKKCKTVRMKREEAQELAGLDVSNIISTQGRPKRRAASAWTEQHDPPSSTYQHTLNSGSESDQENNPHRGRRRDWANLQGIISDDADSD is encoded by the exons ATGATGGTgtcagagaaggagacagagagtaTCCGCAG CACACTGACCTtaggaattttaaaaaaacgATATTTGGCACAAGTGGGGCGTGCGTCATTGAGTCCAGAGGCCAGAAATTACATGAAGCAGGTGGTTGAAGAAGAACTGATGAAAATGGAG GACACTGACAAAAATGGAGGCGAGCTGGAGACTGAGAAGCcccaaaagaaaaggaagagagaaaaggaaaatgatgaggtggtcagtgagagagaagatgaagacGAATCCAGGGCAAAGAAATCCCGTTGTCAGTCAAGTCCATCATCAG AATTGGAGGATAAAGAGGACCgcaaaacaaaaagtgagaTGAGTGAGGAGGAAGACCCAGAGAAATCTGGATCTGAGGACTCAGAGCAAGAGGTCAAAAAATCACAgcaaaggacaaaaagaaaccACAAACAGCAGATGAGCAGTGAAGAGTCTGCAGATGAGGAAATGAATGagccaggaaaaaaagagaatgagagtAACTGCAGTGACAGTCCCAAAGAAACAGCGAAAAAGGAAGCACAAACCGCAAAGAATGGAGGCACACGCAACAGCGCAAGTCcaggaaagaaaacaccacagggggatgaagaggatgaaCCTGCCACAGATAGTGACTCAGAAAGGAGTGACAAAATCAACGGTAACAAGTCCTCAGATGACAGTGAGAAAG AAGAAAAAGTCTcattggaaaagaaaaatgacaaccAAGACTCAGATTCATCATCACTCCCTTCTTTGGAGGATGACCAGGATAGTGGGACAGAAAAGAATCAAgataataaaaagaagaaaaccacCAAAAAAGAAGAGAGCACCAAAGGCCAAAAG GATGACAACAGGGCAGTTGTGAGGCTCAAACGATACATCGCTCTCTGTGGCGTGAAGCGGAATTACAAGAAGCTCCTCAATGGCTGTCGCTCTATTTGCTCCATGGTGGCTGTTCTTAAGAAGGAGCTTGAAGATCTCGGTGTCCATG GTCAGCCCTCtgttaaaaaatgcaaaacagtcagaatgaagagagaggaggctcAGGAATTAGCTGGACTTGATGTCAGCAACATCATTTCCACACAAG GTCGTCCCAAACGCAGAGCAGCCTCAGCATGGACGGAACAACACGACCCTCCGTCTTCAACATATCAGCACACTTTGAACTCCGGCTCTGAAAGCGATCAGGAAAACAATCCACACAGAGGACGCAGAAGAGACTGGGCCAACCTGCAGGGGATCATCAGTGATGATGCAGACAGTGACTGA
- the hirip3 gene encoding HIRA-interacting protein 3 isoform X1 produces MMVSEKETESIRRFVCGQLRHVSDLSTLTLGILKKRYLAQVGRASLSPEARNYMKQVVEEELMKMEDTDKNGGELETEKPQKKRKREKENDEVVSEREDEDESRAKKSRCQSSPSSELEDKEDRKTKSEMSEEEDPEKSGSEDSEQEVKKSQQRTKRNHKQQMSSEESADEEMNEPGKKENESNCSDSPKETAKKEAQTAKNGGTRNSASPGKKTPQGDEEDEPATDSDSERSDKINGNKSSDDSEKEEKVSLEKKNDNQDSDSSSLPSLEDDQDSGTEKNQDNKKKKTTKKEESTKGQKDDNRAVVRLKRYIALCGVKRNYKKLLNGCRSICSMVAVLKKELEDLGVHGQPSVKKCKTVRMKREEAQELAGLDVSNIISTQGRPKRRAASAWTEQHDPPSSTYQHTLNSGSESDQENNPHRGRRRDWANLQGIISDDADSD; encoded by the exons ATGATGGTgtcagagaaggagacagagagtaTCCGCAGGTTTGTGTGTGGTCAACTCCGCCATGTGTCGGACTTAAG CACACTGACCTtaggaattttaaaaaaacgATATTTGGCACAAGTGGGGCGTGCGTCATTGAGTCCAGAGGCCAGAAATTACATGAAGCAGGTGGTTGAAGAAGAACTGATGAAAATGGAG GACACTGACAAAAATGGAGGCGAGCTGGAGACTGAGAAGCcccaaaagaaaaggaagagagaaaaggaaaatgatgaggtggtcagtgagagagaagatgaagacGAATCCAGGGCAAAGAAATCCCGTTGTCAGTCAAGTCCATCATCAG AATTGGAGGATAAAGAGGACCgcaaaacaaaaagtgagaTGAGTGAGGAGGAAGACCCAGAGAAATCTGGATCTGAGGACTCAGAGCAAGAGGTCAAAAAATCACAgcaaaggacaaaaagaaaccACAAACAGCAGATGAGCAGTGAAGAGTCTGCAGATGAGGAAATGAATGagccaggaaaaaaagagaatgagagtAACTGCAGTGACAGTCCCAAAGAAACAGCGAAAAAGGAAGCACAAACCGCAAAGAATGGAGGCACACGCAACAGCGCAAGTCcaggaaagaaaacaccacagggggatgaagaggatgaaCCTGCCACAGATAGTGACTCAGAAAGGAGTGACAAAATCAACGGTAACAAGTCCTCAGATGACAGTGAGAAAG AAGAAAAAGTCTcattggaaaagaaaaatgacaaccAAGACTCAGATTCATCATCACTCCCTTCTTTGGAGGATGACCAGGATAGTGGGACAGAAAAGAATCAAgataataaaaagaagaaaaccacCAAAAAAGAAGAGAGCACCAAAGGCCAAAAG GATGACAACAGGGCAGTTGTGAGGCTCAAACGATACATCGCTCTCTGTGGCGTGAAGCGGAATTACAAGAAGCTCCTCAATGGCTGTCGCTCTATTTGCTCCATGGTGGCTGTTCTTAAGAAGGAGCTTGAAGATCTCGGTGTCCATG GTCAGCCCTCtgttaaaaaatgcaaaacagtcagaatgaagagagaggaggctcAGGAATTAGCTGGACTTGATGTCAGCAACATCATTTCCACACAAG GTCGTCCCAAACGCAGAGCAGCCTCAGCATGGACGGAACAACACGACCCTCCGTCTTCAACATATCAGCACACTTTGAACTCCGGCTCTGAAAGCGATCAGGAAAACAATCCACACAGAGGACGCAGAAGAGACTGGGCCAACCTGCAGGGGATCATCAGTGATGATGCAGACAGTGACTGA
- the antkmt gene encoding adenine nucleotide translocase lysine N-methyltransferase, producing MDDDTPEEVFAELKTRHLGGWGVAQIAAGTGLAVYAMWVGVLQPGFRKVPLRLQVPYIPASKAQVDNVMTLLRGRKGGLVDLGSGDGRIVLEAHRQGFSPAIGYELNPWLVRLAHFHAWRAGHHGKVSYRREDLWKVDLTECKNVTVFLAPSVLSLLQEKLQAELPDDALVVAGRFPLPDWKPCRIEGQGVDRAWAYSMQTQRRHTFRKNDKLTVMDSDLDNELNKEKSST from the exons ATGGATGATGACACACCAGAGGAGGTCTTTGCTGAGCTCAAAACCAGGCACCTCGGAGGATGGGGTGTTGCTCAGATAGCTGCTGGCACTGGGCTTGCTGTATATGCTATGTGGGTGGGAGTCCTCCAGCCAGGTTTCCGAAAAGTCCCTTTGAGGCTACAG GTCCCCTATATTCCTGCAAGCAAAGCTCAAGTAGATAATGTCATGACATTGTTGAGAGGTCGAAAGGGAGGCCTTGTGGATTTGGGATCTGGTGATGGTCGCATT GTCTTGGAAGCCCATCGGCAGGGTTTCAGTCCTGCTATTGGTTATGAACTCAACCCCTGGCTTGTTCGCCTCGCTCACTTTCATGCATGGAGAGCAGGCCATCACGGAAAAGTGTCGTACCGACGGGAAGATCTCTGGAAG GTCGACTTGACAGAATGCAAgaatgtcacagtgtttttgGCTCCTAGTGTG CTTTCATTGTTGCAGGAGAAGTTGCAGGCTGAGCTTCCTGATGATGCGTTAGTTGTTGCTGGACGTTTTCCCCTCCCTGACTGGAAACCCTGCAGGATTGAGGGCCAGGGTGTGGACCGAGCCTGGGCATATAGTATGCAAACTCAAAGACGGCACACCTTCAGGAAAAATGACAAGCTCACAGTCATGGATAGTGATCTAGACAATGAACTAAACAAGGAGAAATCATCCACTTGA
- the xpo6 gene encoding exportin-6, translated as MASEEASLRALESLMTEFFHSCTTNERKREIEELLNNFAQQTGAWRHCLFFLSNTRNEYVMMYSLTVFENLVNKMWIGVASQDKMEIRSCLPKLLLAQHKSVPYFIRNKLCKVIVDIGRQDWPMFYHDFFTNTLQLIQSPALAQLGLVMLKTTSEELACPREDLSVARKDELRKLLLEQVPTVLGLLTGILETYWDKHSVIASTPPPSPTSGESVELLGSLFQGSQYSKLLCQPMAALDSESQQLCCLVLECLAHLFSWIPLSTSITPTLLASIFHFARFGCDLQTKAKTGSFISSNSSSSNGQLNPGTIPPTSNGGGRNGQQSEGNKVDRARLGVLAMTCVNELVSKNCVPMDFEEYLLRMFQQTFFLLQRLTRENNAHTVKSRLQELDEGYLEKFTDFLRLFVSVHLRRIESSPQFPIVEFLALLFKYTFNQPTHEGYFACLDIWSVFLDFLTTKIKSRLADRDSVLNRYKDALVLLLREVLNRIQFRYNQAQLEELDDETLDDDQQTEWQRYLRQSLEVVAKVMELLPSHAFTTLFPVLQENLDVYLGLQQFIVTTGTTRRLNITAENDCRRLHCSLRDLSSLLQAVGRLAEHFIGEVFAARFSDALAVVERLVEVTCYGSQTSLYDLETAVPSVLKPDLIDVHAQALAALQAYSHWLAQFYSEVHNQNQSQFINLITSAIDASSPLITAKVPEKLLLSACHLMVSITSTVRPVFLVTLPAVQNIFNLITTENRTRRLPQEAHMLVCRALSNMLLLLWPNLPESEQQWQTRSSNHASLLAALTREYRILRGTVNITPRQPALADMKAVIQQTLPVLRDIVDSISGESTKSRQICYQSLQESVQVSLSLFPVFIQQPDVTDEMLAFFLTLFQALRVQMGVAFTGQIIHTFLSMFTREQLAASILQEGSAGCRVVQKFLKILQVVVQEPGQAFKPFLPSILSLCMEQVYPVVAERSSPDVKAEMFELLYQILHQNWRYFFKTSVLTSVQRGAAEDTMENEAQFTAAMQAFGQSFLQPDIHIFKQNLCYLESLNSKHKLYHRKLFRTSMLFHFINVLLQVLLHKSHDLLQEEITLAIYNMASVDFDAFYSAFMPEFLNGCQGVDTSQRAVLARNFKLEQDLPSFTQSVQRLVNDLRYYRLCNSSLPTGTIKL; from the exons ATG GCTTCAGAGGAGGCATCGCTGCGTGCACTGGAGAGCCTTATGACTGAGTTCTTTCACAGCTGCACCACCAATGAGCGAAAGAGAGAAATAG aaGAGCTGCTGAATAACTTTGCACAGCAGACTGGAGCATGGCGGCACTGCTTGTTCTTCCTTTCCAATACTCGGAATGAGTATGTAATGATGTACAGCCTCACAGTATTTGAA AACCTGGTGAACAAGATGTGGATTGGTGTTGCTTCACAAGACAAGATGGAGATTCGCAGCTGTTTGCCCAAACTCCTTCTTGCTCAGCACAAGTCTGTGCCCTATTTCATCCGTAACAAACTCTGCAAAGTCATCGTGGACATTGGTCGCCAGGACTGGCCAATGTTCTACCATGATTTCTTTACGAACACCCTTCAG TTGATCCAGTCCCCAGCTCTGGCTCAACTGGGGTTGGTGATGTTGAAAACCACATCGGAGGAACTTGCATGTCCTCGAGAAGACCTGAGTGTCGCCAGGAAAGATGAGCTGCGTAAACTGCTGCTGGAGCAGGTACCGACAGTGCTGGGACTGTTGACGG GTATCCTGGAGACCTATTGGGACAAGCACAGCGTCATAGCTTCCACCCCACCACCCTCACCCACCTCAGGGGAAAGTG TGGAATTGCTGGGCAGTTTGTTTCAGGGCAGCCAGTACTCAAAGCTGCTTTGCCAACCCATGGCAGCATTGGACAGTGAGAGTCAGCAGCTCTGTTGTCTCGTTTTGGAGTGCTTAGCCCACCTGTTCAGCTGGATCCCCCTGTCCACAAGCATCACACCCACACTGCTGGcatccattttccattttgcaCGTTTTGGTTGTGATCTTCAGACAAAGGCCAAGACGGGATCCTTCATCTCttccaactcctcctcctctaatgGGCAGCTTAACCCTGGGACAATACCACCAACGTCAAACGGAGGAGGGCGAAATGGACAGCAAAGTGAGGGCAACAAGGTGGATCGTGCCCGACTTGGTGTACTCGCCATGACCTGTGTCAATGAACTGGTGTCAAAGAACTGTGTGCCAATGGATTTTGAGGAGTATCTGCTGCGCATGTTCCAGCAGACGTTCTTTCTTCTGCAGAGGCTGACACGAGAAAATAATGCTCATACAGTCAAGAGCCGCCTACAGGAACTTGATGAGGG TTACTTGGAAAAGTTCACAGATTTTCTGCGGCTCTTCGTCAGTGTTCACTTGAGGCGGATTGAGTCCAGTCCTCAATTTCCAATTGTAGAATTTCTTGCCCTGCTTTTCAAGTACACCTTCAACCAG ccTACCCATGAAGGCTACTTTGCCTGTTTGGACATTTGGagtgtgtttttggattttctAACAACCAAAATCAAAAGCAGAttagcagacagagacagtgtccTGAATAG GTACAAAGATGCCTTAGTTCTTCTGTTAAGGGAAGTTCTGAATCGCATACAGTTCAGATACAATCAGGCCCAGTTGGAAGAGCTGGATGATGAGACTCTGGATGATGAT CAACAGACCGAGTGGCAGAGGTACCTGCGTCAGAGTCTGGAGGTGGTTGCCAAGGTGATGGAGCTGCTCCCATCCCATGCATTCACAACTTTG TTTCCAGTCCTTCAAGAAAATCTGGACGTGTACCTGGGTTTGCAGCAGTTTATTGTGACCACTGGCACAA CTCGGAGGCTCAATATCACAGCGGAGAATGACTGTCGTCGACTTCACTGTTCTCTCAGGGACCTCAGCTCCCTACTTCAAGCTGTCGGACGCTTGGCTGAGCATTTCATTGGGGAAGTTTTTGCTGCACGGTTCAGTGACGCCCTAGCAGTGGTGGAGAG gTTGGTTGAAGTGACTTGCTACGGCTCTCAGACCAGCCTTTACGACCTGGAGACTGCTGTACCTTCTGTGCTCAAGCCCGACCTCATTGATGT ACATGCACAGGCCCTTGCTGCTTTGCAAGCCTACTCTCACTGGCTTGCACAGTTCTACAGTGAAGTCCACAATCAAAACCAGAGCCAGTTCATCAACCTCATCACATCTGCAATAGATGCCAGTAGCCCACTCATCACAGCCAAG gtaCCTGAAAAGTTGCTGCTCTCAGCATGCCATTTGATGGTTTCCATCACATCTACAGTGCGGCCTGTGTTCTTGGTCACTTTGCCAGCTGTTCAGAATATTTTCAACCTAATTACTACTGAGAATCGGACTCGCAGACTTCCCCAAGAG GCTCACATGTTGGTGTGTAGGGCTTTATCCAACATGCTACTCCTCCTGTGGCCAAATTTACCAGAGAGTGAGCAGCAGTGGCAAACACGCTCCAGCAACCATGCCAGCCTACTGGCAGCCCTCACGCGAGAATATCGTATTTTAAGAGGGACAGTGAACATTACTCCACGGCAACCTGCTCTGGCTGACA TGAAAGCAGTGATACAGCAGACCCTTCCTGTGCTCAGAGATATAGTAGACAGCATCTCTGGGGAATCCACCAAATCGCGTCAGATCTGTTACCAGAGTCTTCAGGAGTCTGTCCAAGTGTCCCTCAGCCTTTTCCCAGTCTTTATTCAGCAGCCAG ATGTGACGGACGAGATGCTGGCCTTCTTCTTGACGCTGTTTCAAGCGTTGCGAGTCCAGATGGGTGTTGCCTTCACAGGACAGATCATCCACACTTTCCTCAGCATGTTCAccag GGAACAGCTGGCAGCCAGTATTTTGCAAGAGGGCAGTGCAGGGTGTAGAGTGGTGCAGAAGTTCCTGAAAATCCTGCAGGTGGTGGTGCAAGAGCCTGGTCAAGCTTTCAAGCCCTTCCTTCCCAGCATCCTCTCTCTGTGCATGGAGCAGGTTTACCCAGTGGTGGCAGAG CGGTCTTCCCCTGATGTCAAGGCAGAGATGTTTGAGTTGCTATACCAAATACTTCACCAAAACTGGAGGTACTTCTTTAAAACTTCAGTCTTAACGAGTGTCCAAAGAGGAGCTGCTGAAGATACCATGGAAAACGAAGCCCAGTTCACAGCTGCCATGCAG GCTTTCGGACAGTCTTTCCTGCAGCCTGACATCCACATCTTCAAGCAGAATCTCTGCTATTTGGAGTCACTCAACAGCAAGCACAAGTTGTATCACAGA AAGCTTTTCCGGACCTCGATGCTCTTCCACTTCATCAACGTGCTGCTGCAGGTCCTTCTCCACAAAAGCCACGACCTCCTTCAGGAGGAAATCACCCTTGCTATTTACAACATGGCCTCAGTCGACTTTGATGCCTTCTACTCGGCCTTCATGCCAGAGTTCCTAAATGGCTGCCAGGGTGTAGACACCAGCCAACGAGCTGTTCTCGCACGCAACTTCAAGCTTGAGCAG GACCTGCCCTCGTTCACTCAGAGCGTGCAGCGGCTGGTGAATGACCTTCGCTACTACAGACTGTGTAATAGTAGCCTGCCCACTGGCACCATCAAGCTATAG
- the nme4 gene encoding nucleoside diphosphate kinase, mitochondrial isoform X1 yields MIMLQRCIFKRIIPQLYSRDQETTKCLVSGFPTALLNGLRVAGHRGRSSLPDVRERTLIAVKPDGVQRRLVGQIIQRFEQRGFKLVGLKMLQVSEDLLSQHYCELRTKPFYPSLLHYMTSGPVVVMVWEGHNVVQTSRTMVGHTNPAEAQAGTVRGDFSMHVSRNVVHASDSLEGAQREIQLWFQGKELLNWDCCDQTSTCEA; encoded by the exons ATGATCATGTTGCAGAGGTGCATTTTTAAGAGAATTATCCCACAGCTTTATTCAAGAGATCAAGAAACCACCAAATGTCTGGTTTCTGGGTTTCCCACTGCGCTGCTGAACGGACTTAGAGTTGCTGGGCACAGGGGCAGATCAA GTCTTCCAGATGTGAGGGAGCGGACTCTCATAGCTGTAAAACCAGATGGAGTTCAACGTCGTCTCGTAGGACAAATCATCCAGCGGTTTGAGCAGAGGGGCTTCAAGCTGGTCGGCCTGAAAATGCTGCAG GTGTCTGAGGATCTCCTGTCTCAgcactactgtgaactgaggACAAAGCCCTTTTACCCAAGTCTGCTCCATTACATGACCTCAGGACCTGTGGTTGTCATG gtGTGGGAAGGCCACAATGTAGTCCAGACATCTCGTACCATGGTGGGACATACTAACCCAGCCGAGGCCCAGGCAGGCACAGTCAGAGGAGATTTCAGCATGCATGTCAGCAG GAATGTGGTCCACGCCAGTGATTCACTGGAGGGGGCTCAAAGGGAGATCCAGCTGTGGTTTCAGGGGAAAGAGCTCCTGAACTGGGACTGCTGTGACCAGACCAGCACCTGTGAGGCGTGA
- the nme4 gene encoding nucleoside diphosphate kinase, mitochondrial isoform X2 gives MLQVSEDLLSQHYCELRTKPFYPSLLHYMTSGPVVVMVWEGHNVVQTSRTMVGHTNPAEAQAGTVRGDFSMHVSRNVVHASDSLEGAQREIQLWFQGKELLNWDCCDQTSTCEA, from the exons ATGCTGCAG GTGTCTGAGGATCTCCTGTCTCAgcactactgtgaactgaggACAAAGCCCTTTTACCCAAGTCTGCTCCATTACATGACCTCAGGACCTGTGGTTGTCATG gtGTGGGAAGGCCACAATGTAGTCCAGACATCTCGTACCATGGTGGGACATACTAACCCAGCCGAGGCCCAGGCAGGCACAGTCAGAGGAGATTTCAGCATGCATGTCAGCAG GAATGTGGTCCACGCCAGTGATTCACTGGAGGGGGCTCAAAGGGAGATCCAGCTGTGGTTTCAGGGGAAAGAGCTCCTGAACTGGGACTGCTGTGACCAGACCAGCACCTGTGAGGCGTGA